In the Maribacter sp. MJ134 genome, one interval contains:
- a CDS encoding beta strand repeat-containing protein — MRKKQFWLIVVLFSVQFIAAQVKIGSSPNTIDPSSIVELESSNKALVLTRLSNSEMLSLTPLRGAITYNIDTQCVYFYNGSEWENLCEETGASGFSFTDNGDGTITLSDGSGGELTFNGAPETPSTLVDNLDGTYTYTNESGEETIINASANIQNLSTDGTAGNITIDDGNTITLNVNDADADAENEIQDLQFSSDIITLSGDPDGTSINLSGYDNSAAIAAVQTDVDANESDADAAIAAVQADVDLNESDADAAIAAVQADVDLNESDADAAIALKEDSANKSTDVTLADGTNTLFPTELAVKTYVDTQVGTITTDDDISAVTFDGTNLNVTESGTTLSADISALDDSAAIAAVQADVDANESDADAAIAAVQSDVDANESDADAAIAAVQADVDANESDADAGIAAVQADVDTNESDADAAIALKEDSANKSTDVTLADGTNTLFPTELAVKTYVDTQVGTITTDDDISAVTFDGTNLNVTESGTTLSADISALDDSAAIAAVQADVDLNESDADAAIALKEDSANKSTDVTLADGTNTLFPTELAVKTYVDTQVGTITTDDDISAVTFDGTNLNVTESGTTLSADISALDDSAAIAAVQADVDANESDADAAIALKEDSANKSTDVTLADGTNTLFPTELAVKTYVDTQLGTITTDDDISAVTFDGTNLNVTESGTTLSADISALDDSAAIAAVQADVDLNESDADAAIALKEDSANKSNDVTLSDGTNTLFPTELAVKTYVDTQVGTITTDDDISAVTFDGTNLNVTESGTTLSADISALDDSAAIAAVQADVDLNESDADAAIAAVQADVDANESDADAAIAAVQADVDANQSDADAAITAVQADVDLNESDANAAIAAVQADVDANESDADAAIALKEDSANKSTDVTLADGTNTLFPTELAVKTYVDTQVGTITTDDDISAVTFDGTNLNVTESGTTLSADISALDDSAAIAAVQADVDLNESDADAAIAAVQADVDANESDADAAIAAVQADVDLNESDADAAIAAVQADVDANESDTDAAIALKEDSANKSTDVTLADVTNTLFPTELAVKTYVDTQVGTITTDDDISAVTFDGTNLNVTESGTTLSADISALDDSAAIAAVQADVDANESDADAAIAAVQADVDANESDADTAIAAVQADVDSNESDADAAIAAVQADVDTNESDADAAIALKEDSANKSTDVTLADGTNTLFPTELAVKTYVDTQVGTITSDDDISAVTFDGTNLNVTESGTTLSADISALDDSAAITAVQADVDLNESDADAAIAAVQADVDSNESDADAAITAVQADVDLNESDADAAIALKEDSANKSTDVTLADGTNTLFPTELAVKTYVDTQVGTITTDDDISAVTFDGTNLNVTESGTTLSADISALDDSAAIAAVQADVDLNESDADAAIAAVQADVDANESDADAAIAAVQADVDLNESDADAAIAAVQADVDANESDTDAAIALKEDSANKSTDVTLADGTNTLFPTELAVKTYVDTQVGTITTDDDISAVTFDGTNLNVTESGTTLSADISALDDSAAIAAVQADVDLNESDADAAIAAVQVDVDLNESDADAAIALKEDSANKSTDVTLADGTNTLFPTELAVKTYVDTQVGTITTDDDISAVTFDGTNLNVTESGTTLSADISALDDSAAITAVQADVDANESDADAAIAAVQADVDLNESDADAAIALKEDSANKSTDVNLADGTNTLFPTELAVKTYVDTQVGTITTDDDVSITNTISGNRIATISEAGITPVDINETTTLLSQDTSTGVISYSNEATVTQTANVVGAETNNSISVGANGGAFYESPIKAFGKINSGGGVTRATPGVTSTRISTGRYRITLPASAVSDANYIIQLTQPGRGGAGNDDPGISYDNQTATTFEVIIGDNDNGGTDRSRFDSEFMFTILDL; from the coding sequence ATGCGCAAAAAACAGTTTTGGTTAATAGTTGTTCTCTTTAGTGTTCAGTTTATCGCCGCACAAGTTAAAATAGGTAGTAGTCCTAATACTATTGATCCTAGCTCTATCGTAGAATTAGAAAGCAGTAATAAGGCTTTAGTCTTGACAAGACTAAGTAATTCAGAAATGTTAAGCCTTACCCCCTTACGTGGTGCTATTACTTATAATATTGATACACAATGTGTTTACTTTTACAATGGTTCGGAATGGGAAAATCTTTGTGAGGAAACGGGGGCAAGTGGCTTTTCTTTTACGGACAATGGTGATGGTACCATAACGCTTAGCGATGGTTCAGGGGGAGAATTAACGTTCAATGGAGCACCAGAAACGCCTTCAACCTTAGTTGATAATTTAGATGGAACCTATACCTACACTAATGAGTCTGGTGAGGAAACAATTATTAACGCTAGTGCTAACATTCAAAACTTAAGTACGGATGGAACAGCCGGAAATATTACTATTGATGATGGAAATACAATAACCTTGAATGTGAATGATGCCGATGCTGATGCTGAGAATGAAATTCAAGATTTACAATTTTCAAGCGATATCATCACGCTATCCGGAGATCCGGATGGTACTAGTATAAATCTTTCTGGTTATGACAATTCCGCAGCTATCGCCGCCGTACAAACGGATGTCGATGCTAACGAAAGTGATGCCGACGCGGCCATCGCAGCAGTACAGGCGGATGTGGATTTAAATGAATCCGATGCCGATGCGGCCATTGCAGCGGTACAGGCCGATGTGGACCTTAACGAATCCGATGCGGATGCAGCCATCGCACTTAAAGAGGACAGTGCCAACAAGTCCACCGACGTTACCCTGGCGGACGGTACCAATACCCTCTTCCCTACGGAACTCGCGGTCAAAACCTATGTCGATACACAGGTAGGAACCATCACAACGGACGACGATATCTCCGCGGTCACCTTCGACGGTACCAACCTGAACGTTACCGAAAGTGGAACCACCTTATCCGCGGATATCTCCGCTCTCGACGATTCCGCAGCCATTGCGGCCGTTCAAGCGGATGTCGATGCAAACGAATCCGATGCTGATGCAGCCATTGCAGCGGTGCAGTCCGATGTGGATGCTAACGAAAGTGATGCCGACGCGGCCATCGCAGCGGTACAGGCAGATGTAGATGCTAACGAATCCGATGCTGATGCGGGCATTGCAGCAGTACAGGCGGATGTGGATACTAATGAAAGTGACGCCGACGCGGCCATCGCCCTTAAAGAGGACAGTGCCAACAAGTCCACCGACGTTACCCTGGCGGACGGGACCAATACCCTTTTCCCTACCGAACTTGCGGTCAAAACCTATGTCGATACCCAAGTGGGAACAATCACAACGGACGACGATATCTCGGCGGTAACCTTTGACGGCACCAACCTGAACGTTACCGAAAGCGGGACCACATTGTCGGCGGATATTTCCGCACTCGACGATTCCGCAGCCATTGCGGCCGTACAGGCCGATGTGGACCTTAACGAATCCGATGCGGATGCGGCCATCGCCCTTAAAGAGGACAGTGCCAACAAGTCCACCGACGTTACTCTGGCGGACGGTACCAACACCCTCTTCCCTACGGAACTCGCGGTCAAAACCTATGTCGATACACAGGTGGGGACCATCACAACGGACGACGATATCTCCGCGGTCACCTTCGACGGTACCAACCTGAACGTTACCGAAAGTGGAACCACGTTATCGGCGGATATCTCCGCTCTCGATGACTCCGCAGCCATTGCGGCCGTTCAAGCCGATGTCGATGCTAATGAAAGTGACGCCGATGCGGCCATCGCCCTTAAAGAGGACAGTGCCAACAAGTCAACCGACGTTACCCTGGCGGACGGTACCAATACCCTTTTCCCTACGGAACTCGCGGTTAAAACCTATGTCGATACACAGTTGGGAACCATCACAACGGACGACGATATCTCCGCGGTCACCTTCGACGGTACCAACCTGAACGTTACCGAAAGTGGAACCACCTTATCCGCGGATATCTCCGCTCTCGACGATTCCGCAGCTATCGCTGCCGTACAAGCAGATGTGGACCTGAATGAATCCGATGCCGATGCGGCTATCGCTTTAAAAGAGGACAGTGCCAACAAGTCCAACGACGTCACCCTGTCGGACGGTACCAATACTCTCTTCCCTACGGAACTCGCGGTCAAAACCTATGTCGATACACAGGTGGGGACCATCACAACGGACGACGATATCTCCGCGGTCACCTTCGACGGCACCAACCTGAACGTTACTGAAAGTGGAACCACCTTATCGGCGGATATCTCCGCTCTCGACGATTCCGCAGCTATCGCTGCCGTACAAGCAGATGTGGACCTGAATGAATCCGATGCCGATGCGGCCATCGCAGCGGTACAGGCGGATGTGGATGCTAACGAAAGTGACGCCGATGCGGCTATCGCAGCGGTACAGGCGGATGTGGATGCTAACCAAAGTGATGCTGATGCAGCTATTACCGCAGTACAGGCTGACGTGGATTTAAATGAAAGTGACGCCAATGCAGCTATTGCAGCGGTACAGGCCGATGTCGATGCAAACGAAAGTGATGCTGATGCGGCTATTGCTTTAAAAGAGGATAGTGCCAACAAGTCCACCGACGTGACCCTGGCGGACGGTACCAACACCCTCTTCCCTACCGAACTCGCGGTCAAAACCTATGTCGATACACAGGTGGGAACCATCACAACGGACGACGATATCTCCGCGGTCACCTTCGACGGTACCAACCTGAACGTCACCGAAAGTGGAACCACGTTATCGGCGGATATTTCAGCATTGGACGATTCTGCAGCCATCGCTGCCGTTCAAGCGGATGTGGATTTAAATGAAAGTGATGCCGATGCGGCCATTGCTGCCGTACAGGCAGATGTTGATGCTAACGAAAGTGACGCCGATGCGGCCATTGCGGCAGTGCAAGCTGATGTAGACCTGAACGAATCCGATGCCGATGCAGCCATCGCTGCCGTTCAAGCGGATGTTGATGCAAACGAATCCGATACCGATGCGGCCATCGCACTTAAAGAGGACAGTGCCAACAAGTCCACCGACGTTACCCTGGCGGACGTGACCAATACCCTTTTCCCTACCGAACTCGCGGTCAAAACCTATGTCGATACACAGGTGGGAACCATCACAACGGACGACGATATCTCGGCGGTAACCTTTGACGGCACCAACCTGAACGTCACCGAAAGTGGAACCACGTTATCGGCGGATATCTCCGCTCTCGATGACTCCGCAGCCATTGCGGCCGTTCAAGCGGATGTCGATGCAAACGAATCCGATGCTGATGCAGCTATCGCAGCAGTACAGGCAGATGTAGATGCTAACGAAAGTGATGCGGATACGGCTATCGCGGCGGTACAGGCCGATGTAGATTCAAATGAAAGTGACGCCGATGCGGCCATTGCAGCAGTACAGGCGGATGTGGATACTAATGAAAGTGACGCCGACGCGGCCATCGCCCTTAAAGAGGACAGTGCCAACAAGTCCACCGACGTTACTCTGGCGGACGGTACCAACACCCTCTTCCCTACGGAACTCGCGGTCAAAACCTATGTCGATACACAGGTAGGAACCATCACTTCGGACGACGATATCTCCGCGGTCACCTTCGACGGTACCAACCTGAACGTCACCGAAAGTGGAACTACGTTATCCGCGGACATCTCCGCTCTCGATGACTCCGCAGCTATTACAGCAGTACAAGCCGATGTGGACCTGAATGAATCCGATGCCGATGCGGCTATTGCTGCCGTACAGGCCGATGTAGATTCAAATGAAAGTGACGCCGATGCGGCTATTACAGCGGTACAGGCCGATGTGGATTTAAACGAATCCGATGCGGATGCGGCCATCGCCCTTAAAGAGGACAGTGCCAACAAGTCCACCGACGTTACCCTGGCGGACGGTACCAATACCCTCTTCCCTACCGAACTCGCGGTCAAAACCTATGTCGATACACAGGTGGGAACCATCACAACGGACGACGATATCTCCGCGGTCACCTTCGACGGTACCAACCTGAACGTCACCGAAAGTGGAACCACGTTATCGGCGGATATTTCAGCATTGGACGATTCTGCAGCCATCGCTGCCGTTCAAGCGGATGTGGATTTAAATGAAAGTGATGCCGATGCGGCCATTGCTGCCGTACAGGCAGATGTTGATGCTAACGAAAGTGACGCCGATGCGGCCATTGCGGCAGTGCAAGCTGATGTAGACCTGAACGAATCCGATGCCGATGCAGCCATCGCTGCCGTTCAAGCGGATGTTGATGCAAACGAATCCGATACCGATGCGGCCATCGCCCTTAAAGAGGACAGTGCCAACAAGTCAACCGACGTTACCCTGGCGGACGGTACCAATACCCTCTTCCCTACAGAACTCGCTGTCAAAACCTATGTCGACACCCAAGTGGGAACCATCACAACGGACGACGATATCTCCGCGGTCACCTTCGACGGCACCAACCTGAACGTTACCGAAAGTGGAACCACGTTATCCGCGGACATCTCCGCTCTCGATGACTCCGCAGCCATCGCGGCCGTTCAAGCCGATGTGGACCTGAATGAATCCGATGCCGATGCGGCCATTGCGGCAGTACAAGTCGATGTGGATTTAAACGAAAGTGATGCCGATGCGGCCATCGCCCTTAAAGAGGACAGTGCCAACAAGTCCACCGACGTTACCCTGGCGGACGGGACCAATACCCTTTTCCCTACAGAACTCGCGGTCAAAACCTATGTCGATACCCAAGTGGGAACCATCACAACGGACGACGATATCTCCGCGGTCACCTTTGACGGTACCAACCTGAACGTTACCGAAAGTGGAACGACATTATCGGCGGATATTTCCGCTCTTGATGACTCCGCAGCTATCACCGCCGTACAAGCGGATGTCGATGCTAACGAAAGTGATGCCGACGCGGCCATCGCAGCAGTACAAGCCGATGTAGACCTTAACGAATCCGATGCGGATGCAGCCATCGCTTTAAAAGAGGACAGTGCCAACAAGTCCACCGACGTTAATCTGGCGGACGGTACCAATACCCTCTTCCCTACGGAACTCGCGGTCAAAACCTACGTCGATACCCAAGTGGGGACCATCACAACGGACGACGATGTTAGTATAACTAATACTATTTCCGGTAATAGAATTGCCACTATTTCGGAAGCTGGTATTACACCTGTAGATATTAATGAAACAACTACTTTGTTATCTCAGGACACATCAACTGGTGTTATTAGTTATTCGAATGAAGCTACCGTCACTCAAACCGCCAATGTAGTTGGTGCTGAAACAAACAACAGTATTTCAGTTGGGGCCAATGGAGGTGCTTTTTACGAAAGTCCTATAAAAGCTTTTGGAAAGATTAATTCAGGTGGCGGTGTTACCCGCGCCACACCTGGTGTAACCTCAACAAGAATAAGCACCGGACGATATAGAATAACACTACCTGCTAGTGCCGTATCTGATGCCAACTATATTATTCAACTAACGCAGCCCGGTAGAGGAGGTGCCGGAAACGATGACCCTGGCATATCATACGACAATCAAACAGCAACTACTTTTGAAGTAATCATTGGCGATAATGATAATGGCGGAACAGATAGATCACGGTTTGATTCAGAATTTATGTTTACGATTTTAGATTTATAA
- a CDS encoding gliding motility-associated C-terminal domain-containing protein, with protein sequence MKYSLYIPLLLLSIWVNAQTALFNGGNLRIHEEGTIGFHTNLINEAPFDNNLGLVGFYSPSNLAVQGDVVPQFYDIEIATELGLFLELGIDNSNNTNFILGDIQTPRNEANSNFNFLQNGFYNGEDNSSKIDGYAAITNQQNFTFPVGDAEFLRPLIVSSESENPFSRCAYFFENPSTPSTLSDSFDTAELALDLAFVSPLEFWRLEGSVPSTISLSWNVRSGIGNLTEEATKVVVAGWSKAGSRWENLGANPVAGTLEEGFVTSDSFVPDDYEIITLGISKEPFEPLSMEVLSLDNYFVSVNGDGINDSFFIPELEDSPNNLVQIYDRYGLKVFEKANYRDEFVGVANVGDFIFNKEDGLPVGVYFYTVYMADLDLNYQGFLYLAR encoded by the coding sequence ATGAAATATTCGTTGTACATACCGCTGTTGCTACTTTCTATATGGGTCAATGCTCAAACGGCGCTCTTCAATGGTGGAAACTTGCGTATTCATGAGGAAGGTACCATCGGTTTCCATACCAACTTGATCAACGAAGCGCCTTTTGACAATAACCTGGGACTGGTAGGCTTTTATAGTCCATCTAATCTGGCTGTTCAAGGAGATGTTGTGCCACAGTTCTACGATATCGAAATTGCTACGGAACTGGGCCTATTTCTGGAACTTGGTATAGATAATAGCAACAACACCAATTTTATACTGGGAGATATTCAAACCCCAAGAAACGAAGCGAATAGCAACTTTAATTTTCTACAAAACGGTTTTTATAATGGAGAAGACAATAGTAGCAAAATAGATGGCTATGCTGCCATCACCAACCAACAGAATTTTACCTTTCCCGTAGGCGATGCGGAATTTTTAAGGCCCTTAATCGTAAGTTCCGAATCGGAAAACCCGTTTTCCAGATGTGCCTATTTCTTTGAAAACCCGAGCACCCCAAGTACACTTAGCGATAGTTTTGACACGGCGGAACTCGCATTGGATTTGGCTTTTGTTAGTCCGTTGGAATTTTGGCGTTTAGAGGGGAGTGTACCATCTACCATAAGCCTTAGTTGGAATGTGCGAAGCGGTATTGGAAACCTTACGGAAGAGGCTACCAAAGTGGTGGTCGCAGGTTGGAGTAAAGCAGGAAGCCGCTGGGAAAATCTAGGTGCAAATCCTGTGGCAGGAACCTTAGAAGAGGGTTTTGTGACCTCAGATTCTTTCGTGCCCGATGATTATGAAATTATTACACTCGGCATATCAAAAGAACCTTTTGAACCGCTTTCCATGGAGGTGTTAAGCTTGGATAATTATTTTGTTTCCGTAAACGGCGATGGCATCAACGATTCCTTTTTTATTCCAGAACTTGAGGATTCACCCAATAATCTCGTGCAAATTTACGACCGGTACGGGCTTAAGGTTTTTGAAAAAGCAAATTACAGGGATGAGTTTGTCGGTGTTGCGAACGTTGGGGATTTTATTTTTAACAAGGAAGACGGACTACCCGTAGGGGTCTATTTCTATACCGTTTACATGGCGGATTTAGATTTAAACTATCAAGGCTTTCTTTACTTGGCCAGGTAA